GACAATACCTCTCAAATTTAAATTCTTTATATCACACTGAATTAAGTCGATATCCAGCTGCACATCAAACATTTAACAAAAGAAACATGTCATTCACATAGTCAAGTATTGTTACTGATCCTAGAAATAACTATCCCTGTGTCCAAAAATATAGCTGTTTATGGctactatattttgggacagagggagtgaTACATTAAATCTGAGTCTCTGCTTTCAGCCCTACTTTGCCAACATTTGCTTAGCCATGCAAATTTGACCACTAATACTAAAGAACATGAATAGAGACAGAGACAGTAAAACCTATATTTAAAAGGATAATCTAGACAGATTAGTAGATCAATTGAACAGAACAAAATTATTGCATCTTTACAAAAGAAGGGAAGCATACTAAGCCATTTATGAAATTTCTATGATGCATTGATAAAAATAATCCATGGCAGTAGTACATATAAAGAAATGCAAACTGCAATATTTGAATATAAAAAACATCTCAGATGTGGAGAACtgaaaacaaaaatcaacaccTGTAGTGCATTTCAGTAGTTGCAGAAAGCTGATTTAAGCATACAACTTTCCACAATGCTATTTGGCAGGAAGACGCCATTAACAATTTGCACTACATACAGATGAGAACTATCAGAAAATTATGACTACAATAACATGCATAGTTTGGTGGTGATGCAAGGAGGATGCTGGAAAAAGGTGAAAACGAGAGGGTACATAGACAATGTGAAGATTTTTCAACTTCAGGCTAAACCAATGGTTATATTCGGAACCAAAAAAATGCTATACCTCTAGATCTGCAGCATTTTCTTGAGCAAGTTCAAGGGATTGCGGGTCAATATCAATTCCAACAACATGCCTGTGATTTCACAACCAAAGGGACATAAGATTAGAAATTGTAACTGAACAAATAACAACAAAAGGCATAAAGATACTGAGTGATGAACCTCATTTTCTTGTTTCTAATACTAATCGACGAGCACTTAAGTTCTGTAACTAATGTGGTGAGCAAGTGGCTAGGTGAACTAATGTGGTGATTTACTGTCCACTAAGTTCTGTAACTGATGGTATATCAACACACAAGCATCATGGACAGATATACTTATTAGGTAAAGCTTAAACAAGGGTAAAACATATCCAGACAGCACAATCAGTCACCATACAGTTCTCCATTTTAGATACAACCATTCTCCATTTTAGGTCAGTGAGTGTTAATATGCGACAATGTCACATGATGTTCAGTCGAATTGAATATAAAAGGGCAACACCTTTGCACAGTTAACAAATGATATCTTTACAAATATCAACACAGAAGAAACCAGTTggtcaaaagaaagaaaacccaAGGATGTGGGTGTCCAAATCTTAAGATCTTAAACATACTCACTCAGCATCCAGCAGAGAGCTTGCCACAGACAGGGTGCCACACCCGCAGCCAAAGTCAGCCACCACTTTGCCAGTTATGTCATCAAAACTATTCTCCGCCTGATGGATTTATGGAATCACTATGAGCGAGATAAAAAGCACACCAGAACAACTTGAATGTTAGCATCTGAACAGCGCACATGCCAGCCATCTACTATTTGTCAACTTGATACTGACAAACCACAAAAGTAGACATTGCCAACGGTTGCAACCTGCAAATATAGGTGATCTGCCGAAACACCAGAACCTCCAAAGTATCTACTTCGATGGACATCGCCAAAGTTTACACTCGATGATGGCTTATCAAAACTAAAGGCTCGAAAGACCAACTACATGAATAACAACTATTCTAAGAATTTCAAAGCACTAAGAAGTCTGAAATCGCTACATGCCTAGAGGAAGAGCCACTCTACTCTTAGCCATGAACCTACTACTGCTGGTATGCTGCTTGGTCGGTTTGGACATGGAACCAAAGCTGCTGCACTTGACGTCGCCCAATTCCACTCACATcacaaaaggaagaaaaaaaacagcaggATCGTATTCGAAGACCAaagcaaaagataaaaaaaaatctacactCTAGTATAAAGCACAAAATCAAAGCAGGAAACTACACGGGGAATCGGAACAGGATGCTACTACTACCGTGTAGAGCATCCGCGACGCGATGTGAGGGCCCGTTGCATACTGCTCCAGCTCCACCTGCACCcaccgaccaccaccaccaccggcggcggcggcagaaaaGGTCAGACATATTCCCGCCACCACTTTGGGCGGCGATGCGAATCGGAAGACAAGACGCCGGCAAAGTGAGTGCGCGGCGGCGGTAAATTTACCTTGGGTGCGGTGAACTGCTGCAGGTCTCCGAGGAGACCCTCCAGCTGCTTCAgcttcatctcctcctcccctcgccgccgccgccgccgtcgtcgtcgccgtggaagatggagctctctctctctctcccccactgcCGGGCCGGAGGCTTTGCCTTTTTTCTTAGGGCCGGCGCGGGTGGGACCGGGAGATTGGGCCCCATATGGCCCATCTCTAATGGGCCCCGCTACATTGATTGGGCCACGTTGGGTCTTGGGCCGGATAGGAAGGCCTAATACGAGTGAGTGGGCCTATTACATCATGGTCCTCGTGGATAATTGGGCCGATAAAATGGGCCGCGTGGGCGGTGGAGTCGAaacgtcccgccgccgccgcggccgtcgacTGCGCCGGCGAACTCCGCGTTCTCCGGATGCGCCGCGCCGCGGGGTGGGGGATTTTTTGCGACGTGGAGTTCGCGCCGCGCGACGCCGGAGGTGAGTGCTCCGCCCACCGTCGTGCTCTCCTCCGTTTCGAACTGGCAATTGATAAGCTTTGATGTCTAGGTTTCGGACGGCTTATGAAGTTGCTGAACTGGGATGcgaccattttttttctccgattgaATTTTGAAGCAATTCAGTGCAAAGGTAAATGGCAGGGATTTGCAATTTGAGATGCTAATCTTTTGTCCCTGCAAGGTGAATTTCGCAACATTTCTGTGCAAGGTAGTGGCATGAATTTGCAATTTGATAGACTAATATGTGTCCCTGCGAAAGTTGAATAGTTGAAACAATTTTGTGCAAGCTGTTGGATATGCTTTGGATCGGTTTGGCACAAAGTGGAACCACAAATTAAAATAGGTTTGGATCATACCTTGATCTCCCGGAGTTCCCATTTCTCTGTTGtttgttcttctttcttttcctcttgTTTGGAAGcacagagaggagagagatgtgctaTGGCTCTTCCCTGTGTTCTCAGTGGGTTGCTAGATCGGGTAGCGAGAGAAATCTCTTAGGGTTTAATACTTAGGTGTTGATTTCTATTTATAGCCACTGCACACAGGGGGAACCGACACTAGTGGAGGCGGTAAATCCCCCGATCAGGGACTTTCTTGAAGGGGCGATCACTGTAGCGATTGCCCTAAAAAATCTTTCTTGCCGACTTTGGTTTAGCCGCAAGATCACATTTGTGTTCacagtaacacaagctagtgcCATGAATTTGCAATTTGATAGATTAATCTGTTGTCCTTATCGAAGTGTCAATTTAAGTTTTGAATGGTTTCTttacctcaaaaaaaaaaaagtttataatgGTTTCATTTACATTCAGTACCTTGGTAGTACCTGGCAATATTATTGGTCATTGCTCAAGATAAGTGTTGAAACATGATCATGTATAGGCTTGATTACTGACCGGATATATAGGTTTCTTGGTCTCATTTCACAAGTCTTTGCACACCTTAATTGAGACGTTTAGTATATCTGCATCACATGGCATGTAATCCAGTCTTACTCACGACTACCATGTTGCAATGGGTGGGTATGCCACGTTTTGGGAGTAATGCATGCTTAATTCTCTCTTGCATGAAGTAATCTATTAATGAAACCAAATGAGGCGCCTTAACTCGCCAATTAATGGAAACATTAAACTCTATTTAGTCGTGGTGTTTAAGTTTAAGGGCCAATACGTTCTTGTCTAGATATATTATGACATGTTATGCCTGTGTCTCCTCCCCTGAAAGATGCAGGCAAAGAGGGGCCATATTTTTCAATCTCTCTCCCCACCCCCTGACTTGAGCTTCTGAAATCCACCATGGATTTCAGTTGCTTGCAGCCACATTCAGGAGGTTGTGATGATATGCCATTTGATTCCTATGTGCAGCAAAATGGCCATCAGGAGCTCCATCTTGTTGATCATCCATTCAACAATGTCACTGACGGCCATGAATACTATTCTCCATCTGCTGGTGGATCTTTTCTTCCCTTTGCAACCTACTATGATCTTGGCCATGAGTACTACCCTCAAGGAGGAGAAAAGGATGCTGTCGTCGTCGATCGGGCTTCGCCGACTATTCGTAaagcttcgcctcacctgcctcTCTTCACACCTAAATCTGAGGTTTCTCATCTCATAGGAGGCGGTGTCGTTGGATCATATAAGGCATTTGAGATGAATTCTAGGCTTATCCGGCGCAAAAGGGCTTCGGGTAAGTCTCTGAAGAAGGCTAATGTTGTCAAAGGCCAGTGGACATTGGAAGAAGACAGGTAAACTAAACTAAATTTGTCCATGCATGTTCTGTTTAATTTAACCTCTGTATGTCCACCTAAAGGAGTTCATGGTTAGTAGGACATAGGATTGTTCATGTTCTCCCTAGTAATTGACAAATGTAAATGAATTGATTCTTGCGAAATTTAAACAGGAAGCTTGTGAAATTAGTCGAACAGTTTGGACTAAGGAAGTGGTCTCACATTGCTCAAATTCTTCCTGGAAGAGTTGGCAAACAGTGCAGAGAAAGATGGCACAACCATTTGAGGCCTAACATCAAGGTACTCTGTGCTCCTACATTTTGTTTGTCCAAGTACTGTTTCTTAATTTGAAAAGGATATAATACTGTCTATTTCGATGCTTTCAGTGCACAGAAAAGAAAATGTTCTTGTGAATAATGCCCCTGCATTTCAATGTTGTTCGATATTTCCTTGTTTTACTTATTGCTTGTTTGAACGAAATTCCTCAAGAAAAGCCAATTTTGATACATTCATATCAATGCTAATAAACTCCCCAATACATTTATTCTCCCTTCACAACCTTGAGATAAACTCCCCAATAGAATACTGTCTATTTTGAAGGTCACGGAATCTGAACGCAATGTGTAAAGTAAATGTTTGAAGCTAGTCAAAGATTAAAAACTGGTCTAAGAGAGAgcattgaatattgatttgaaTACATTTAAATCAAtcctaataaaaaaattgaccTTAAACTATCCCTAaatattttcctatatagcATTCGATCATTTTGATTAGCCCAACATTCACAAGTGCTCAAGGACAGTTTCTTCTTGATAAGCAGGGAGCCAGGATAAGGTGGTGTTCTAAATAGAAAGGAAGCCACAGAAATTAGGAACAAAAACGCTTAGGAAGCATCACAGTAGATGAGAATTAGAAAAGCTAAATATCATTTTGCAACTGTTAATATCAAGGAGAAACCAATAAATCTATAAGAACGgatattcataaaaaaaattggcatgttcctttttaaaaataaaaactgacATGTTAGTTTTCATGACAATCACACTTTTTATAGAGTTTCCATGCTTGGAATAATCCTTCtgtgtaacaaaaaaaaatgcagaaagATACATGGAGTGAAGAGGAAGACATAGTTCTAATCCAAACACACAAAGAAGTGGGCAACAAATGGGCAGAGATAGCTAAGCACCTGCCTGGTAGAACAGAAAACTCCATCAAGAATCACTGGAATGCAACAAAGAGAAGGCAATTCGCACGGAGGAGGAGCCGCGCTAGCTCCAAGAACCCCAAATCTGGAACCCTTCTGCAAAACTACATCAAGAGCCTTGGAATTGGTCCAATCAAGTCAAGTGTTCGTCAAGCTCCACCAGAATCTACTGCAGTGTCATCGTCTTCACCAGCATCCACACAAAAGTTAGCAGAGGTGAATGGTAAGATCAGGCCAGATTCCAACCCATCCAACCAAATGGTCACCCAGGGAATACTCACCATGGATGAGAACAGCTACATCCAGACCAACTCTTGTGAAGAACTCCTGGTCTCTACCTATGATGATTTATGCCTTGATATGTGTGATCATTTGTTCGAAACGAAGGACGAGATGCCGTACCAGGTTTACAACATAGATGATGATGTTGACATGAACTACATCTTCAACCACATTGATTATGCTAACAAGATTGGCCATGAGATAGATATGGAAATGGCATGGGACGATGATGTCCTCCAAGACGATGAATCAGCTGGATCATCACCATTGGAGACACCGGCAGGTCTAGCACAAATCAATACCGTGCATGTGAAGGAGGAGATGGATCTAATTGAGATGGTCACACGCACACAATCTTGTGGCTAGTGGATGAGAAAATAAGCAGTGATGTAACTATGTGTGCTACTAAATACACATTACACGACCTTTCGGAGTGCAACCTGGGGAACCTATATGGTgaagaaatattagaaaaataagaaaaacaaaCATGTATGGGTTCGAACGAAGCACttgattatatattatattgtaACTAATATTCTAAGTTTTTCTCTTCGTACTTTTGGCATGCACTCTCTCTTTAATAAGTACTTTATTTTTACCTTTTCTTACATTCCAATTTACTCGTTTTATCTACTCACACTTAATTAGTTCATGCTGAGAAACAACTAGTGTGGTATACTCACATATATTGAACACAGACCAATTAAGGTAAGAATTAGGCAACATAATTATAAGCATATATCTAAGCTGACATGATTAGTGGTCAGTTAATTGTTTACTTCGTATTTATTAATTAGTAACAAAACATCTTCATTACATACTGAATTCAGACTAACATATAGATTATGTTCTTGCAGCATTCATCAATCAAACCGGGATCATTCCTTTGTTCAGTTCAAAAGAGCATAAACAAACGCACTAAATTTAGCACACACACTTAAGGTAAAACCCGCATGTAAAAGAGAGCATTACGTCAAACACCACATCCAACATAGGAGATGTCCATTAATGTGATAAGCAATTCATTCATTGGTTGAGGTGATCCATGTAAGCTTGATACCTGCATGGGAGAGGGAAATGACGACGAAATTAACacatatatttaaaataaaaaaattggacCAATCTAGGAAGGAGTAGATTGATTTTGAATTAAGGAGGGGGTGAGACTCAAACCCGGACCGGCTAGTTCGCAGCTTGCGTTGCTAGCCGGAAAGACCCCGGGCCTTTCTCCAACAAACTCCAACATAAATTAACACATATATTTATGTTAAGTATCTAACAAACTCCAACTAAAAAGAAAATGCTTTTTAAAGTTCTGGACAAAGTTTTAGTACACATCATCGTTCTTCAGTCCCTAACAGTACGAcgaactactttttttttatcttgccaAATTTAGTTCATTAAACTCTGAGTTAAACTTGAagctagcta
The Oryza sativa Japonica Group chromosome 6, ASM3414082v1 DNA segment above includes these coding regions:
- the LOC9270835 gene encoding transcription factor MYB119 isoform X1, whose translation is MDFSCLQPHSGGCDDMPFDSYVQQNGHQELHLVDHPFNNVTDGHEYYSPSAGGSFLPFATYYDLGHEYYPQGGEKDAVVVDRASPTIRKASPHLPLFTPKSEVSHLIGGGVVGSYKAFEMNSRLIRRKRASGKSLKKANVVKGQWTLEEDRKLVKLVEQFGLRKWSHIAQILPGRVGKQCRERWHNHLRPNIKKDTWSEEEDIVLIQTHKEVGNKWAEIAKHLPGRTENSIKNHWNATKRRQFARRRSRASSKNPKSGTLLQNYIKSLGIGPIKSSVRQAPPESTAVSSSSPASTQKLAEVNGKIRPDSNPSNQMVTQGILTMDENSYIQTNSCEELLVSTYDDLCLDMCDHLFETKDEMPYQVYNIDDDVDMNYIFNHIDYANKIGHEIDMEMAWDDDVLQDDESAGSSPLETPAGLAQINTVHVKEEMDLIEMVTRTQSCG
- the LOC9270835 gene encoding transcription factor MYB119 isoform X2; this translates as MNSRLIRRKRASGKSLKKANVVKGQWTLEEDRKLVKLVEQFGLRKWSHIAQILPGRVGKQCRERWHNHLRPNIKKDTWSEEEDIVLIQTHKEVGNKWAEIAKHLPGRTENSIKNHWNATKRRQFARRRSRASSKNPKSGTLLQNYIKSLGIGPIKSSVRQAPPESTAVSSSSPASTQKLAEVNGKIRPDSNPSNQMVTQGILTMDENSYIQTNSCEELLVSTYDDLCLDMCDHLFETKDEMPYQVYNIDDDVDMNYIFNHIDYANKIGHEIDMEMAWDDDVLQDDESAGSSPLETPAGLAQINTVHVKEEMDLIEMVTRTQSCG